In Ovis aries strain OAR_USU_Benz2616 breed Rambouillet chromosome 13, ARS-UI_Ramb_v3.0, whole genome shotgun sequence, the following are encoded in one genomic region:
- the AVP gene encoding vasopressin-neurophysin 2-copeptin precursor has protein sequence MPDATLPACFLGLLAFTSACYFQNCPRGGKRAMSDLELRQCLPCGPGGKGRCFGPSICCGDELGCFVGTAEALRCQEEIYLPSPCQSGQKPCGSGGRCAAAGICCNDESCVTEPECREGIGFPRRVRASDRSNATLLDGPSGALLLRLVQLAAAPEPAEPAQPGVY, from the exons ATGCCCGACGCCACACTGCCCGCCTGCTTCCTTGGCCTGCTGGCCTTCACCTCCGCTTGCTACTTCCAGAACTGCCCAAGGGGCGGCAAGAGGGCCATGTCCGACCTGGAGCTGAGACAG TGTCTCCCCTGCGGCCCCGGGGGCAAAGGCCGCTGCTTCGGGCCCAGCATCTGCTGCGGGGACGAGCTGGGCTGCTTCGTGGGCACGGCCGAGGCGCTGCGCTGCCAAGAGGAGATCTACCTGCCGTCGCCCTGCCAGTCCGGCCAGAAGCCCTGCGGGAGCGGGGGCCGCTGCGCCGCCGCCGGCATCTGCTGCAACGACG AGAGCTGCGTGACCGAGCCCGAGTGCCGGGAAGGTATCGGCTTCCCCCGCCGCGTCCGCGCCAGCGACCGGAGCAACGCGACCCTGCTGGACGGGCCGAGCGGGGCCTTGTTGCTGCGGCTGGTGCAGCTGGCGGCGGCGCCGGAGCCCGCGGAGCCCGCCCAGCCCGGCGTCTACTGA
- the OXT gene encoding oxytocin-neurophysin 1 precursor (The RefSeq protein has 2 substitutions compared to this genomic sequence), with product MAGSSLACCLLGLLALTSACYIQNCPLGGKRAVLDLDVRTCLPCGPGAKGRCFGPSICCGDELGCFVGTAEALRCREENYLPSPCQSGQKPCGSGGRCAAAGICCSPDGSHADPACDPEAAFSQH from the exons ATGGCAGGTTCCAGCCTCGCCTGCTGCCTGCTCGGCCTCCTGGCGTTGACCTCCGCCTGCTACATTCAGAACTGCCCCCTGGGCGGCAAGCGTGCGGTGCTGGACCTCGACGTGCGCACG TGTCTCCCCTGCGGCCCCGGGGGCAAAGGCCGCTGCTTCGGGCCCAGCATCTGCTGCGGGGACGAGCTGGGCTGCTTCGTGGGCACGGCCGAGGCGCTGCGCTGCCGAGAGGAGAACTACCTGCCGTCGCCCTGCCAGTCCGGCCAGAAGCCCTGCGGGAGCGGGGGCCGCTGCGCCGCCGCCGGGATCTGCTGCAGCCCGG ACGGCTGCCACGCGGATCCCGCCTGCGACCCCGAGGCCGCCTTCTCCCAGCACTGA
- the MRPS26 gene encoding small ribosomal subunit protein mS26 translates to MLRALSTLGARPLGRPPAQFLLLARGRKTRHDPPAKSKIGRVATPPAVDPAELFVLTERYRQYRQTVRALRKEFVTEVRRKVHEARAGVLAERKALQDAAEHRELMAWNKAENQRLHELRMARLRQEAREQERRQAEEAAREAREAEAWAQLKKREVLQLQEDAKDFITRENLEARVEEALDSPKSYNWAITREGLVVKPQHKGS, encoded by the exons ATGCTGCGCGCGCTGAGCACCCTGGGCGCGCGGCCCTTGGGCCGCCCCCCTGCCCAGTTTCTGCTGCTCGCGCGCGGCCGAAAAACCCGCCACGATCCGCCGGCCAAGTCCAAGATCGGGCGCGTGGCGACCCCGCCCGCCGTGGATCCTGCGGAATTATTCGTGCTGACGGAGCGTTACCGGCAGTACCGCCAGACGGTGCGCGCCCTCAG AAAGGAGTTCGTGACCGAGGTACGCAGGAAGGTGCATGAGGCCCGAGCCGGTGTCCTGGCAGAGCGCAAGGCGCTGCAGGATGCCGCTGAGCACCGCGAGCTGATGGCCTGGAACAAGGCAGAGAACCAGCGGCTGCATGAGCTGCG GATGGCCAGGCTGCGGCAGGAGGCGCGGGAGCAGGAGCGGCGGCAAGCGGAGGAGGCGGCTCGGGAAGCCCGAGAGGCGGAGGCCTGGGCCCAGCTCAAGAAGCGGGAAGTGCTGCAGCTGCAG GAGGATGCAAAAGACTTCATCACCCGAGAGAATCTGGAGGCGCGGGTGGAAGAAGCTCTGGACTCCCCCAAGAGCTACAATTGGGCCATCACCAGAGAGGGGCTGGTGGTCAAGCCACAGCACAAGGGCTCCTGA